The window TTactgctggaagccatgaaatgtgCGACAGTTCGCAAGAAAATGAGAAATGCTAGCTCAAAATTTGCACAACAACATCACCCATAAAGCCACACTCCTAAACTTTCTCCATGGGTGCTCACTTTGCCACAAAATCCAAGCTGCCTCTTTTTCCCTAACCATAGAAGAGTGTTTGTTCATTCTGACACTCAAATGCCATACACCAAGGTCCAAGGGTTACAGCTTGCTACGCCGCATTTAGATATATGACGCCCTGGCACTAGTTGGTGTACATCCGCTCTCATTAAGAGCAGTGTGTTTTATGTTCGAACTTTGAAGTGTATGCCAATGAAGCGGAGGGTAGACGGTGTATCGACATCTCCTTGCAGTTTCTTCCAAAATCTCAGCTCACGATGAGACACAACAAAAGTTCAGCAAACAATGTAGCACCTCCTGACCTGATAACTGGCGGAAGGAAAGCGAATACCAGCATAGCCAACGGATCATATATAACAAGGAAGAGTGAGTGATGGCTAAAACAATCACATGATAAGCATGATGCTTTGGAATTGTGTGACTCGTGCCTCATGTGGTGTAACAGTAACAAGCATGACCAATTGACCATAATGCAACAATGACATGAAGGAAGTCATCATATGTGAAATTGCAGTGCGCAAGTTGTGCGATCACTAAGGCCACAACAATTGGAATAGTCAAGCTTAGCAAGTCCAAGAATTCAGTTAATTGTACTCCCTAACATCAAAGATGTTTCTCAATCAAGTTCGGTTATCTCCAAGACAAGCTAAAGGCCTTCACTTCATCCAAATAATGCACCTATATGAGCACCATAACAACTACTGTGAATATGTAGATTTGTATAAGATGGACTTTTAAGCAACACTATTTGCCCCAATTGAAATTCACATTACCTCATCTGCTATGCACAGCTGTGGTGACAGAAAAACCAATGCAATGGCTTTTCATTCCGTCATTTTGCTGCTCTTGAGAGTAAGCATTGCTGGTAAGTTGTTTGAAAGCTTTGCTCAGAAATAAGTTGTACAGTACTATGCATTGCTGCCATTTTATACCATTCAGTGACAACGATGCAAAGTGTGACTGACATGATAATTTACTCTACCGTTTCACTAGAATTAGAGTGGGTTCTCTGAATTTGTTCAGTTATCAACGTCAAACAACGACTTTGTTCACTTGTCTCTCCATGGAACACAACATGGGATGCAGACAAGAACACAACATGGGAGTTCTGAAAATTTTCAGTTATCAACTTCACTCGACGAGTTTCTTGAGTTATCTCCCTGAATTCTGAAGCAATTATGCACCATGATTTTCTTACTTTTTCTCTGCATGGAACACAACTTGGGATTCAGACAAGAACAAACTTGGCATCAAAACACGAACATTTCAGACCATACAAAGATTATATACAACATGGAGGATGGATAAAACAGTCTTCTGATTCCATTTTATTTGTGACTCTCAACAAAGATTTCAGGCTTGAAAGTGATGATTGAATGCAAACATGATCTCAAGAAAACCGAAATCTGCCAATTAACAACCACTGAAGTAACTAAAAGTAAATTGAAAGTATTCTATTATAAGAACATCTAGCAACTTTCCTTGTGTGGATCTTTACTTCCTCTTTCCCACCAATGGTAAAAAAGAGTTTGCTGATACATTTACATACATCAAGCCCAAAGTGGTTTATGTGGGTTGCTCTCATTTTACAATTGAAAAGTTGTGAACTCTACAGCAGTTCACTAGAAAATGTGAAATGCGCTCTGAACAGGCATGTCACAGGCAACAGCTATACAAGCGATCCTTACTATCTCTTTTTCGCCGATCATTGAGTGTCGTTTCCTGGTTCTGCACACTCATTCATACACTTAAGATGCCATACACCAACGGTTACGGCTTGCTACACTGCATTTGCATACAACATGCCCAAACTGGTGTATGACTGGTCTCATTTGGAGTAGTGTGTTTTATGCCCGAAATTGTAAGTGTGCACCACTGCGGGGTAGAGTGGATTGTTGGTCCACGTCTCCTTGCAGTTTCTTCTAAAATCTCAGCTTATCGGTGAGACACGACAAAAGTTCAGCAAGGAATGTGGCACCTCATGTCTTCTCACATTCTCACCTGACAACAAACTGTGAGCAGCATTGCAAATGGTCTAGAGATGTTATATACTGTATAAGATATATAAAGAAGGCAGAGTGAGCGAGGGCCAGAACTTCCGTTAAATAAATCACACAGTAAGCATGATGCTTCGGAATGGTGTGACTCATGGCTCATGAGGTGCAACCATAACAAGCATGATGCTTCGGAATGATGTGAGTCATGGCTCAACAAGGGCATGAAGGAAGTTGTCATATGTGAAATTGCAGGGCGCTACTTATGTGAGCAGAGCACTAAGACAACAACAATTGGAATAATCAAGATTAGCAAGTCCAAAAATTCAGTTAAGTAAGCTCCCCATAACAACCAGTGTGAATATTTAAATTTGTATGGGATGGGATTTTAAGAAACACAATTGGCCCCAATTGATACTCCCATTACCACATCTGCTATGCACAGCGGTGGTAGCAGAAGGATCAACGCAGTGTGGCTTTTCATTCTGTCATTTCCCTGCCCTTGAGTGAGCATTTTTGGGAAGTTGTTTGGAAGCTTAGTTTAGAAGCAAGTTGTAACATGCATTGCAGCCATTTTACACCTCACTGACATCAATGTAAAGTGTGACAGGCATAATAATTTACATAATTTATTTACTCTACCAATTCGCTAGAACTAGAGTGAGTTCTCTGAATTTTTTCAATCAACGAGCTTGTTCAGTTATCTCTCTGAAGTCTGAAACAATTGATTTTCTTACCTTTTCTCTTCATGGAACACAACATGGGATACAGACAAGAACAAACATCCCATCGAAAACTAACATTTCAGATGATACAAAGATTGTATACAACATGGAGGATGAAAGAAATAGTCTGTTGATTCCACTTCGTTTCCAATACTCTGAACAAAGATTACTGGGTTTCATATAACAAGACTGAAGTTCTCCGAATCTGTTCGGTTATCTCTCTGAATTCTGGAACGTTTCAGATGTGATTCCAACAAGAACAAATATCCAAAGGTATACACATTTCAGATGACACAGAAATTATATAAACAACATGAAAGAATTGATGAAATAGTCTACGATTCCAACAGGAACAAATATCCAAAGTTAAAGATATTTTTTATCATCATTTTCTTGTTCTTGAGTGCAAAAGTTGAACGGGCGATTCAGAGATTGTGTGCACATTGGTGTTTTCTTAGTTATTTATCTAAAGTTAAAAGGCTAGCTTGAACCTACTTTACTTTTGAATCTTCTACATACTGATTTATACCGAAAGCTATAAATTAATTAGTTCGCTGGCTTTTGTTCTTACGGTGTGTCATACGAAAGAAAATTATAAAAGTGTGTCGTTTCATTTATTTAGTCAACACGCAGGGAATATAAGCTCTGAAAGCAAATATGTTTTGAACTATCTCTGAGTGCAATTTATTTTAAGAGAAATATTGAAAGTTGTTAAATATGTAGCAGTTCACTAGAAACTATGAATAGTGTCAGAACATGCACAATAACAACAACTATCTTTAAATTTTTTTCTTGAATTGTATTAGCTCATTTTTGCCCACCATTGACGTTCCTATTTCTTGAGAGTTCACTGGATGCTATACACCAACGGTTACGGCTTGCTCGCTGCATTCAGATAAATCATGCCCAAACTGATGTATGGCTGCTCTCTTTTGTAGCAGCATATTTTACAACCGAAATTTTAAGTGTCGGCCAGTTGAGTGAAGACTTGATTGGTCGACATCTCGTTGCAGTTTCTTCTAAAATCTTAGCCCGTCGGTGAGACACAACAAAAGTTCAGCAAAGAATGTGGCACCTAATGACATCTCTCCTGAACCCCAACAAAAGGAGCGAGGTGACACAACGGCATTGTAAATGGTCTAGAGATATATAACAAGTCAGAGTGAGCGGCTGCCAAAACTTCAGTTGAATAAATCACACAGTAAGTGTGATGCTTCGGAATGATGTGATCATGGCTCGTGAGGTGCAACAGTAACAAGCATGAGTGCATGACCAACAACACAATGAGGGCATGAAGGAAGTTGTCATATGTCAAATTGCAGGGCGCTACTTATGTGAGTAGAACACCAAGGCAACAGCAATTGGAATAATCAAGATTAGCAAGTCCGAAAAATTCAGTTAAGTTGTTCCTGACTGAATCCGCGCTCTGTTGTTTCTCATATAAATCAGGCTCTGTTATCTCCTAGACAAACTGAAGGCCTTCAGTCCATCCACCATAATAGCTAGTGTGAACATGTAAATTTGTATGAGATGGGATTTTAAGCAACACAATTGGCCCAAATTGATACTCCCATTGCCTCATCAGCTTTGCAGTATGCACAACCGTGGTAACAGAAGGACCAATGCAGCGGCTTTTCATCGCGTCATTTTGCTGCTCTTGACTGAGAACTGCTGGGAAGTTGTTTGGAAGCTTAGTTCAGAAGCAAGTTGTAACATGCATTGCTGCCATTGTACACCTCAGTTATGCAAAGTGTGACTGGCATAATAGTTTAGATAATTTACTCTGCCATTTCACCAGAGCTAGAACGAATTCCCTGAATTTAATTCTACCATTCCAACTGAAAAAAAAAAAAGAAGAGCGGGTTCTCTGAAATTGTTCAGTTATCGACTGCAGTGAACGAATTTGTTCAGTTATCTCTCTGAATTCTGAAACAATTATGCATACAGGTTTTTATTACTTTTTTCTCTCCATGGGatggacaaacacaaacattttagATGATACAAAGATTTTATATGCAGCATACACGTTGATTCCATTTCCTTTCCGACTCTGAACGGAGATGGTTTCATATAACAAGAGTGAGCTTCTCTGAATCTTTGCAGTTATCTCTCTGAATTCTGGAACACAACACCACATGAGATCCAGACAAGGAAAAAAATATCCAATCCAACACACACATTTCAGTTTCAGATGATCCATTATATATACACAACATGGAAGGATTGATGAAATAGTCTATTGATGATTCCATTTCATTTCTGAATCTGAACAAAGATTACAAGTTCCATATAATGGCTGAAAAGAATGTATTAATGCTGTGAAATGtccctgctgcttcttcttctacaAGCAGCTGATTCTTGCAGGGATCCTAGCTCAACAGCCAAAAGAATGAATAATTATTACTacatagctagctaataacaattgAATCTTTTTCTCCTATTATATCACTGTAAATAAACCAAAAGAGAAAAGCTACTAATACATCTTTGTTGATGGTGGTGATGAATGAATGAATGTATAAAAGAATTTGGTCAGCTTGTATTATGAACTTATGAACTAATGAATGAATGAGTCTCAGCAAAAGAACCACTGAAAAAGTTCAGTTCTTTCCTCTTCGCTTCACTTGGCCTCCTCCTGTTCAGCTTCAGCTCTGCAGAGAGTGCGAGGCGGTGGTGGACGCGGACACGGTCGCGCTGCCTCCTGCGCCGTCGCCGGCCGGCGCCCACGCCGTCACGGTGTAGAGCGGGGTGTCGAGCCACCGGAGCGTGAGCCCCTCGCCGTCGCCCTGCGGGTGCACGCCGTACTTGCCCGGCGCGAACATCCTCGCGATCATCCGCCCCTGCATCGCCTCCCGGTGGCCGATGCCGGCGCTCCGGAACCCGCCGTCCTCCAtgcgccgccgccaccccgcgAAGCTCTCGTGCCGCTCCGACCTGTCGGGGCCCTCGAACGCCACCGCGTTGCGGATCTCCCGCGCGAACATCTCCTCCGCCTTGGCCCTGGCCGCGCTGGCCGGCGGCAGGCCGGCCGCGCCCACCGCGTCGAACGCCGCGGCGTAGTGCTGCAGCGCGCGCGCGAACCGCGCCTCCCACCGCCCGGCGTTCAGCCCCGCCGCCTCGTGCTCGCCGAGGAGCAGGACGGCGGCGCCCGTGCTGCGCACGAGCCCCAGGAAGTCGGACAGCGCGCCACCGGTCTCGTCGCGGAGCAGGCGGTGCGCGGCGAGGACGCAGTTCACGGCGACGCGCTCGCCGCGCTTGACGTGGAGCATCCAAAGGCGCACGTCCTCGAGGCGGTCCACCACGGCGTGGAACTCGAAGGCGAGCCCCAGCCCGGCGGCCACGTGCGCGAGGCGCGCGCCGGTGTCCTGCAGCTCCTGCCTGGACGAGCCGACGCCGGTGATCCGCACGTGCGCCGGCGGCTGCGGCGTCCGCGCCGCCAGGCTCTGTAGGAGGCTCGGCCACTGGAGGCCTTGcttgatgtcgaagtcgatgatgtGGACGCGGTCGTGGCCGTCGAAGGCGCGGAGGAGGCGCTCGTTGAGCGTGAAGTGGAGGAACCTCGGGATCGGGGTGACGCTGTTGAGCACGCGCAGCGCcagggcgtcgtcgtcgtcgtggaAGGCGCCGTCGGTGAGCTCGCGCGGCGGGGTGACGTCGAAGACGTGCGGCCACATGTTGGCCGCGCGGAGCGCGAGCGCCTCGGcgaagcaggcggcgacgcggtgcAGCGGCGTGGGCCCGGACGGCGAGGCCGTCTCGCCGAGCCGCGCCAGGTAGTAGTTGGCGGCGTCGTGCTGGCAGCCGGCGAGGGCCTCGGCGCAGGCGGTGAGCGCGCCCACCAGCTCCAGCGCCTCTCGCTCCGCCTCGGGCACCACGAAGCCCCTCACGCCAGCAGGCTCAACGGGCAGCACGGCCGACGAGCCGCCGTCCGTGCCCGACGAGGACGAGGAGTGGGACGGCGACTTGCTGAACTCCTCCTGCTTGGCCGCGGCCAGCGACGAGGGCCCCGCGGCGGCCGCCATGCCGTGCGGGAAGGCCGCGGCGCTCGGCACAAGAAACACCTTCtgctcctccgccacctcctcctcctcccctcccccctccccggCGGCCACCTGCATCAAGGCCGCCGGCCCTGCAATGGATTGATGGAACCatacctcgtcgccgtcgccgcccatcCGCGTCCGCttggcgcgggcggcgggggcgccgTACTCCTCCTCCGCGGCCGCCTCCTCGTGCGCGCGCTTGACGGCCCCGCCCCGCCTCTCCCAGTCGCCGCCGACGGAGGGCTCCGGCTTGGCGCCCCAGGAGACGGCCTGGGTGACCGGCGGCGCCGGGTGCGGCCGGAAGGAGCAGGTGCCGTTGCCTCCCCTGCCGTCGGCGCCCGGGGCGGCGCCGGGGACCGCCGAGTCGCCGCGGCCGGCCCGCTTGGAGAAGCCGCATGGTAGTCGCTGCGCCGTGCTCATCTGATGCCTGGACGACAAGGAGGAGCAGCCCGCCAACATCCCTGAGACAGGACAGGCGTCACCAGCGGATGCAGCAGCGCAATGTAGCTCCTCCTCTGAACTCCTCCGAACTTTCTTCTTCTTCCACCTCTGCTCTGGTGATCacactctctcactcactctcaaaTCTCTCTCTGATATGTGGCTACAGCTTGAGCTTCAGTGaatgaatggatggatggatggatggatgaatgtGGATCGAAAAACAGGGGAATGTTGGCGTTCTTGGATAGAAGAATTTGTCAGTCCAAAGAAAGAAAACGAGAGAAGAAAAGAAACGAAAAAAAAAAGAATGTAATCTATGTATTATCTGCTGTATATGCAGGAAAGAATTTGAGTGGTGGAAAGAATGTTTGGACTCTGCAGAAATGCTGCCTAGTACAAAAGAATGAACGAAGAAAGAAAGAATGGCCTATAACATCTACGAAGGAAGAAAGTAAGAAGATGAATCAGAAGCTGCCGGGCACTCTCTGCagagcctcctcgccggcggcgagccccaacACCTCCATGATATGTTTTCTTCTCCAAGAGAGGTAAAAGAATCAACCGAAGAAGAAGGGGGAAAAAGAAGCGGAGATCCTACAAGAAAAATCTAGGATGGATGCAATGCGATGCAGATGGGTTCTTGTCGCTCACTCTTCTATCCTACACCACACTGTTCTTACCTCCTCGCCATTGACGACCTTCACACCCTCTCACTATCCTATCCCTCTCCTCACTCTCTCTGACTGTGGCTGGCTCTCACTCCTCGTCTGACGATCTCACCTCACCTCCACTCTACTACCTATGGGGGGGAAAAGGAGGAAACGGCCTCGACAGCGAGCGTTGGCGGCGGGAACCCCGAGGCGCCGCGCGATGGGGATCGGACGGCGCAGGGGATGTGACCGTTGCCTCGCCTAGGGTCAATGTGACCGTTGCGGGAGCTGGCCCGGGCTGTCAGCCGGGGAGGCGGGTGCGGGTCACGTGACCTGGCCCGTCCGTTTCCTACCGTTGGGGCGCCCACCACGGGCGGGGCGTGCTGTGGGGTGGTCTGACGCTGCCGCGTGGGCCCCGCGTCAGGCACGGACGCGTCGCGTGGGTTGTACGCCACGCGGGACGGTTGGTTGACGGGGTCGCCGCGTCGTGCCACGTCGGACGCACGGCACGGCCCGCACGCGTGCCTTCCCTTGAATGCTTCCGGTGGAAGGAAGGTCGGCGCAAATGACAAAATACGCAAACGGCTGGCTAATACGTACGTTGAGGAGACAGCACTGGCGCTTGCCTGTACGGACGGCCCGGGTGTGCCCGGCCATGCTTGCTATCCTTTGGCAATGGCACGCATGGAGAAATTCACGCGCGCTCCTCGAATGTCCAAATTCCAGCAGTTTTTGCACGAACATCACGCACACAAGCATCTTGCTTGcagaaaaaattcagaattttttgattttgtttctgTTCTTAGTTTTTATTTTGCCCGGGCACATATGAGCCCGAGAGCAGAAACACTGCTCCCCAGAAAAACCACATAAATCATAGTTTCCGGTCGTGCCTTTTGATGATGCGGATCGAACCTCGAGATGAGGGTTGATCCGCTGTTGCTCCGATCTTTCACGACACAAAACTCCATCGCATCAAGAATTACTTACGAGTTTACGGAGATGTTCACAGACTCACAGAAACAACACGTCAACCCATACATCTGAAGGAATGCCGTGGACAAATTGTATAGGTTCAGCTTATAACCTCCTACGCCTCGCATCGCAGGAACTCACACGCCAACGTGTGACCGACGGCTGAAACACACACGATGTGTAATTTATCATAAAAATAATCTTATTCAAAATTCATAGAAAGTGGTAGTACATATTTTCCATGGTAAATTTTTGAACCAGAAAAATGCAATATTCACTTGCCATAGACATGGACATCTTTTGTAGATTTATTTTCCCGTAGAACATTCTTTTTGTAAATGACCCAAAATATTGCTGTTTTTTGTACAAAACAGTTTTCGAAACCCTATTTTATATAAATTTGGAACTGTTTAGTCATGAAGATATTCATATATTTGGCATATTAAAGCCCTTTATAGTCAACATAAAATACATTGGCCACAATATTTCTTTTGAGATAAACACAGTAATTTATTTGGCACCTGGAACTCAGCTAGCTGAGATTTGTCTATGGTCTCATTCACATGACATCATCATACATGTTGGCTAGACTTTTTCCTTCTCCTCAGGATTTGCACATGTCGTGTTGTTTTTTTGGGCTTGGCCTTCTGTTCTCCTGTCGCAAGCATACGAGTCCATAAGAGAAGTACTTACGTCTTAGCGGGCTGGCCTATACAACATATTTTTACTTGCCATAACACAGTTATGAGTGTTTTCTTCGCCATCCTAAAAATAGAGTGTTTTCTTCGTTGTTTTTTCAGTTTTTACTCAGTTCTGCAGTAATCACCAGCATGATATCTCTGGCGCACAGGATCTACCCCGGTTTTGTTCCATGCATTATTTATTTATTAAAAATCTATCAAATTGTTTTAAATATGATGGAT is drawn from Triticum dicoccoides isolate Atlit2015 ecotype Zavitan chromosome 4A, WEW_v2.0, whole genome shotgun sequence and contains these coding sequences:
- the LOC119288030 gene encoding protein DWARF AND LOW-TILLERING-like, giving the protein MLAGCSSLSSRHQMSTAQRLPCGFSKRAGRGDSAVPGAAPGADGRGGNGTCSFRPHPAPPVTQAVSWGAKPEPSVGGDWERRGGAVKRAHEEAAAEEEYGAPAARAKRTRMGGDGDEVWFHQSIAGPAALMQVAAGEGGGEEEEVAEEQKVFLVPSAAAFPHGMAAAAGPSSLAAAKQEEFSKSPSHSSSSSGTDGGSSAVLPVEPAGVRGFVVPEAEREALELVGALTACAEALAGCQHDAANYYLARLGETASPSGPTPLHRVAACFAEALALRAANMWPHVFDVTPPRELTDGAFHDDDDALALRVLNSVTPIPRFLHFTLNERLLRAFDGHDRVHIIDFDIKQGLQWPSLLQSLAARTPQPPAHVRITGVGSSRQELQDTGARLAHVAAGLGLAFEFHAVVDRLEDVRLWMLHVKRGERVAVNCVLAAHRLLRDETGGALSDFLGLVRSTGAAVLLLGEHEAAGLNAGRWEARFARALQHYAAAFDAVGAAGLPPASAARAKAEEMFAREIRNAVAFEGPDRSERHESFAGWRRRMEDGGFRSAGIGHREAMQGRMIARMFAPGKYGVHPQGDGEGLTLRWLDTPLYTVTAWAPAGDGAGGSATVSASTTASHSLQS